One window of the Cryptomeria japonica chromosome 7, Sugi_1.0, whole genome shotgun sequence genome contains the following:
- the LOC131856801 gene encoding uncharacterized protein LOC131856801, protein MGESSISEARTLKDTLCKFASASSQLINWVKSKVFFINTTERRQHKINRILECQIVDLPATYLGLPLGIAPPYSFWSSLVDKFQKKLVGWKGALLSQAVNLQLLKFSLQIIPFYALNLFRIHVKYVDAIEKIQKKFLLSGVDEKKRMSLVAWDKV, encoded by the coding sequence atgggggaatcaagcatctcagaagccaGAACTCTTAAGGACACCCTATGTAAGTTTGCTTCTGCTTCTAGCCAACTTATCAATTGGGTTAAAAGCAAAGTGTTTTTCATCAATACAACTGAGAGAAGACAGCATAAAATCAACAGAATTCTGGAATGtcagattgttgatcttcctgccacttatcttggTCTCCCTCTGGGCATTGCACCACCttattccttttggagttctctggtggacaaatttcaaaaaaagcttGTTGGATGGAAAGGTGCTCTTTTAAGTCAGGCTGTAAATCTCCAACTTCTAAAATTTTCTCTTCAAATAATTCCTTTTTATGCCCTTAACCTCTTCAGAATTCAtgttaagtatgttgatgcaattgagaaaattcagaaaaaatTTCTCTTGTCAGGGGTTGAcgaaaagaaaagaatgtctcttgtggcttgggataagGTGTGA